In Pirellula sp. SH-Sr6A, the DNA window GCAGCTGACAGATCGCGTAAAGCGTGAGTACGATTAGCCCCAATCCCGCTACCTCCCAATCCGCAGCGATGTGCAGTGAGATCCAGGCAACTCCGAATAGCAATAGCGAACGGTTCACCAGCGAGAGCACAAAGTAATTGGCGAGCAGGAAGGTTTGACGAGCATCTTCCCCCACACTCCCGCGCCACAATCCATCAAACGCATTCCACGAACGCTCTCGTAGATTTTGAAGCCCCAACCAATCGCTCATCACGTAGTAACCGTCATACTTGATGAATGGATTAGCGTTGAACAAAAATGTTGTCACGCTGCAGACAATCATGACTTGGAAGGCAATCAAATTCAAAGGTCCTGAGGTGGTAAATCCCCACGCGATCGCGGCGACTGCTGCCAACCAACATTCCAAAATCATTCCGCCCATCGCAATGATCATCCGCTGATGAACCCGCGGGCACTGCCACGATTCGGAGATATCGACATAGGGACAGAGCATCCCAAAACTTCCAAGCAATCCGAACCCTCGCACACGGATGTCGTACCGCACGCAGGCCAATGCGTGACCAAGTTCATGAACCAAGCGGGTCGCAAAAAAGACCACCCCATACCCGATCCAGTTCCTTGGAGACCGAAGCAGATCCCAACTTGGCAACTGCTCGACAGCGGTCTCCCAACGCAACAACACCGTCACGCCCCCGACCGTGGCAACACATGCGAAGGCCATCCATCCCACCGGCCCAAAAAAGAAACGGCTGACAGGCCCCAGGGGTCGCAATATTAGGGAAGGGTCCCCAATATGAAGCTTCATCTGAAATAACGAAACAAAGAATCGGCAAAACCGAAGGATCCAACCGCTCGATTTTGCGGTGGAAAGGTCGTAGGTCGCGCCGGTAACCGCCCCGCGACCATGCGGAAAAGTGGTATGAACGATGCCGAGACGCAAGCATCGATTTAGGAACGATTCGATGGTCGATGCGTGGATTTGATTGGGTCGGTGAGCCAATCGATACAAGGCCACTAACTCGTCGATCGAGTCCGTCCGATTGAGATTCTGCAATAGAAAATATTCATCGCGCGAGCATCGGAATTGCTCCGATGTCCATGGGTGAACCGCGATCCAAATCGCCCCCTGAGGGGAATCGACCGATTTCCATTTGAGATCCGTGCGAAGGCGCAGCGAATGGGGCTTCGACTTTGCCTTCGTCAACGCATGGGAAGTACCGATCTCGATCGTCATCGCTTACTTTTTCGCCAGATGGGTTTGGAGCGAAACATTCATCCCGGGGATCAGTGACCACGCCTTGTCCGTTTTTTGATTCTGTACGGTGGCGGACATGCGGATCTTTCTCGCCGAACTCACCTCAGGGGCGTACCCTGATATAACCCCTACGAACCGATTGGAGGCTCGCGATGCTGCGGTTGCGACGCCAATCTCGACTTGCAATCCGATCAAATCACTCGGATCAAATCGATCGAGGTCGACAAAGAAATCGACTCGTAACTCATCCATTCGAACCACATGCAAGACCGTGGTTCCCGCGCTCATCCACTCTCCCTGTCGGTGGTCCATCCGCGTAACGATTCCCGTAACGGGTGATGCGATCTGCAGCTTATCCAACTTCTTCTGCGATACCGAGTAGGAGGCTTGCGCAAGTCTCGCTTTCAGATCCTTTTGAACCTTGGTTGCCTTGGCCTGTACGAGCCTTACCTTGGCCTGTTCGACAGCAATCTTCTTTTGTCGAACCTCGATCGGGCTTGCTTCTCCTTTATTTCCCATCTTTTCGTATGCTTCGAACTGCAGCTGAGTCTCTTCGACCACCATCTCTGCAAAGCGGATATCGCTTTCGTCGATTGCCTCCGCCTGAGCTACTTGAAACTGCAGTGCAGCCACTTGTTTCTCCAACTCGAGCGTGTCCGAATTCAACCGTCCGAGGATATCTCCCTTGTTGACGAGACTGTTTTCGGAAACTTTCAGCTCGAGAAGAGTACCGGTTTCTTGAACGGCGATTTCGACGACTTCCGGCGCGACGACGATTCCTTGCTCGAAGCGAATCCATGCTCCTTCGCCGTCTTGAAGCGAAAGATTGTTTGTGCCCCGAGTCTCGTTGGCGGGATTCGTCGACGATCGTTCTGCGAGTCGAGGAGTTTGTTGCCCCCAAGCTCCCTCGCGAAAACACAAAATAGGAATCGTTGCAACCAGAGGAAGAAGCCAAATCGTTTTCGGGAACAATCGTCGATGCAAAGCGATCATGGGATCCACATTTTCACTCGGTAAACAACACCCTGAACAAAGTCCTTCACCAAAGCCCAACCCAAAGGCCCTCGCCCTGTTTCGATAGCAACGCGCGCTCCTGCCCCGGTCATCGCGAGGTCCGCCGGGATGGAAGTACGCGGCTTTAGCTTTATCGTCACGAATGACTGACGTGATCCTGATCTCGGTTCGGAGTCGGTTTCAGAACGTTCGGTACGCCACTTGGAGTCTTTTTCCAAATCCAATTCGATCGTCGATTGCGGAGACGCGAGCAGACGTGCAAACGCTTTAGTCTGTTCCTTGGTTCCATTCACCAACTCTTCTAGCTTCTGCTCGGGTATCTTCGTGTCAAAATACCAGCCATCCGTTTCGTCGCGGATCGAGAAGAGCCATTGCCCTATGCGAAGAGGCCTATCTTGAAGCTTGGTTTCAATATCCCAGGTCTCAATCACTCCATCCCTTGGAGCGGTAACCGAGAGCGACCGGCACTGCGATTCGATCAACGCGAGCGTCGACATTTCAAGTCGATGAATTTCTTCGAGCGCCATCCGCTCGCTCTCGAGCGAGTCGCGTTGTGATGCCGGCAAAGATCGGTCGCGCAGGAGTCTATCCTGGACCTCTCGCAGGCGCTGCTCGGTCTTGGCATGCGTGGCGAGCATCTGGTCTCGTTCGGCAAGCAATTTAGGGGAAGTGATCCGAAGGCAAAGATCCCCGGCCTTCACTCGCTCGCCTCGATGTACCAATACTTCAGTAACAATCCCCTCTTCGGGAGCAAAGATCTCGTGAACGGATTGCGGTGATAAAGTTGCGGTCGCTTCGATCTGAATGGGGACTGGAATAGCGAGCACACTCAGGACACTGAACAAAAGAGACGCCCCGATCAGAACCTTGGCCCCAACCAGCGATCGGAGCTTGGCGAACCGCGAGGAACGCCCTCCATCACGCAAGGGGTTCGAAGAGCTAGGAACATTGGCGAGAAGCTTGAGGGTGAGCGCGGCCCGCGGCGCACAGTCTTTGTGAGGAATTACGCCATCGGACCAAGTCATTAATAGACTGAACCCGCGATCGCTGTTCTCTCGCGATGGCAACCATTGCGTTTTGGATTCGAAGAGACTCCGTAGAGTCCCTCCTCCGTCTGCAATTTGGGACGTGTCGATTGCGAAGGGCTGCAACCATACATATCGAGCGATTCCTAACGACTGCCGCCACGTCATGTCACCAGTGGCGGTGCGGTCTGCTTCTCCCTCCACGCAGCGCGAGCCTCCAGACTGCCGTTCAAGGTCCATGACCAACTTTTCCGTCGACGAAATAGCATCGGCTCGACGGTCCAGTCTTTCGAGCCCAGCCACGGCTAGAACTCGCCATCGCGCACGGCTGCGTTGCAACAAAACAACGTGCTCCGCGTTCTCTTCCATCTGAATGGAGCTCAATGCCTTTGCAACCGACGTGCGAGGGTCTCTTGCAAACGAGTCCAGAAGGAGCCGAGTGGTCGCCAGGTAGCGACGCTCCTGTTCTATCAATCGCGTTCGATGCTGCCGAAAGAACTCGGCGATCAGATCCGACATCTGCGACGCGAAGCGCAGGTAACCTCGTTGGCTCGATGGGCCGCCGCTCGGAGGCTGAACAATTTCCAACCACAATTCTCCACCTTCGATCTGGACCGGTATCGGGCAAAGGATAAGCAGAGAATCAAGCGGATTTCGAGGCCGATTGCTACCTACCACTACGTCCCGAGGAGGAACGAGTACAGGTTGGTTTTCTTTTCGAACAGCGTCGAGCAGCTGGCGATGCTCGTGACTTGGAAGAAGGGCCTCGTTCCCGTCAAACTCCGACGAGGTTCGCGAGTCAACATCGTCACTCACAACGGTCGCTAACTCCGACTCCAATCGATCGAGTAGAGCCAAGGGAGGTTCGACCGACTCATGGCGAGTCAACTCGGGCAATGCAAGTGGTTGGCATAAGTTGCGAGCCAATTGCGACGCTTCGAACAATCGCCACTCGCATTCGGAGTCCCACACCCAAACTCCGATCCCTTCGGCTCCCATCGCTTGCAAGATCCGTGGCAAGGCGAAACGGAGAAATTCACGCGGCGAGATGGGGCGAGTCGTCGACTCTTGAATCTCATCGACCCATTGCCGGATCCGATCTTTCGTTTGCTGTACGACTGCAGAATCCAACGGAAGAGGGCTGCGTCGATCTGCAGCGTTATGGGGTTCGAGTCGCTCGAATTCGCTGCGATCGTTGTCGATGGACGCGCCAATGTCACTGCGATGTGCCGAGTGGGCTCGCGTTTCTCCCGACATGGATTGGATGGGTGGATTTCCGTCGATGCGCATGGTTCACCGGGTACCATATTCGGTGAACAGAATGCAATAGTAGCTTAAAGACGGTGCAGGGCCGTACAGTCCCAACAAGTGTGTGGAACGAAATGAAAACTAATTCCACGGATAGAAAAGACGGGTGCCGGTGGTCGGCTCGCCCGGAGGAATTTCAACAAAACCGATGCTGGTGGCCAGCGATGCGATGTCTCCTGAACCTTTTGAAGGTTCGACAACGAATGCTCCTCGATCGTTTTGGGACACCAACCGAAACCAAACAAGAGGAAGTGTCTTGTCGTCATCCGCTTGAACAGAAACGGACATCGCCCCCAAGCTCGGCCTCCCTCCACCAGCTTGTTGAAGAATCGAGTAGGCGAAACGCCTGAACGTCACCGCAACACTGACAGGGTTTCCAGGGAGCCCCAATATGGGCTTGCCATCCTCTGTGATCGCTCCGAGGATCGGTTTGCCGGGACGGATTGGGAGCTTGTGAAACAGAATCTCCGCACCCGCCTGCCGAATCGCTTCGGGAACATGATCCGAATCCCCCATGGATACGCCCCCGGTCAAGAGAATGGCATCGCAGGACTCGATCTTCTCGCTTAGCGCCAATCGAATCTGCTCCAGCGAGTCCTGAACGCGTTCTACAACAGGTTCCGCCCAGCCCGTTTTGAGCAAAGCAGACGTCAGAAAAGGACCGTTGGAATCGCGAATTTGCCAAGGTTCGATCGGGACACCTGGTGGCAATAACTCGTCCCCCGTATTGATGACTCCAACGCGAAGCCTTCGAAAGACCGAGAGCTGTGCTCCTTCTTGAAAGGTCGCGACGCCTGCCATGGCATTCGGCCCCAAACAACAACCAGCCGAAAGTATCTCCGCTCCCAAAGGCGCATTCTCTCCGCGCCGACGAATGTTCTGCCCTCGCTGACAGTCGCTTGGTGCGATCTTGACGCGAATGGAGGTCGTTACCCTTGGGTTTGGAAGCTCCTGGCAATCTTCCCTTCGAATGACGATGTCCGCGTCTTCAGGGACCGCAGCCCCCGTGAAAATCTTCACGGCAAAACCAGACGGAAGGGTTGTGGGTGGCATGCCGGCAGCGAGCGTCGATGCGACAGGAATTTCGCCGGCGTCGAGATCCGAGATACGCACGGCGTAACCGTCCATTGCGGACACATCTATCGATGGACTTGGCCGAAAAGAATAGAGCGGGGAAGCCAGGATACGTCCGCAAGCCTCCGACAACGGGACTTGCTCGGTGCCGACAGAGCGAACCTTACTCATGAAGCTCTTCAAAACCGATTCGATCTCATCTTGGATCGATGGCTTTGCGTTCATGATGGAAGTTCCAAGCAAAAAAGATGGGGCGACGACGCTGGTAGACTACCTTGCCGGCGTCCTGCACTCGATTGCGTTAAGCCGCTTGAGCGGTCGGGAGTTCCTCGATCGCTTCTTCGGGGCGAGGGCAAGCGCACTTGGAAGAACATCCTCCAAACGATCGCCGAAGATTCATGAAATGAGCGAGAATCAACAAGGCACCGCCGATCGGAGTCATCCAAGGCTGAATAGTCTCCCAGGGGAGTCCCGAAAATCCGGCTGATGCGACGAACGTCTCTGGCGAACCAGGGTCGTGGCTGAGGCTCGTGCCTTGACTATGGTCGTGGTAGGGACAGTTTTCTTCGTCGTGAGGAGTCGCATGGGCATGCCCAGCATGCGACAAATCCGATGGTGAACAGCAGTGATCCGGGAGCAGAAAGGCCGCTGCCAGAATCATCCCCAATCCAGCTCCGGATAGAGTGAGAACCCGAATATCACCAAACCGACGGTAAGCTGGGAGAATCGAAACCGAAACGATCGAAACACAAATAATCGCAGCAATCTGATGGAAGAGTGGGCTCGCCATCCATTCGGTGAACTGAAGTGTCGGCAGGAATGCGAGCAAAACAGGAGTCGCAGCGCAGTGAACCGCGCACAAGGCGGACGCGGCGATTCCCATTCGATCCTTCCATTGGCTTCCGCTTTTCTCCATAATTCAGCTCGCAGTCGGGGAGAGAGGTTTCTTTTCCAGAGGCTCCAAGTTTATCGGAAAGATTCGCTGTTGCAATACGATTGCAAGAACTTTTTCTCTTCAGAAATTCACCCAGACGTAGGGGTTATGCCGTTGTCAGTTTCCCGTATGCAAGTGATAGACCGCTATCAAGAAGCGATTTCGAGGGTATCGGCTGCGTGCCAGCGAGCTGGTCGCGAAGCTGGAGCCGTCACGATAGTGGGGGTGACCAAATATGTCGGTTCCGAGGAAGCGCGTTGGCTGGCCGAGGCCGGTTGTCATGATCTAGGAGAAAGTCGGCCCCAGGCGCTTTGGGAGAAAGCGGACGCACTAAGCGATTTACCGATTCGCTGGCACCTCATCGGGCATTTGCAACGGAACAAGGTGGCGCGCACTCTTACGTGTGCACGATGTATCCACTCCGTGGACTCGGAACGAGTTTTAAAACAGATCATCGATGATTCGCGTGGGTGCGAGAATCCTCTTTCCATCCTCATCGAGATCAACATCTCGAGTGATGCGTCCAAAACAGGGCTGTCGTTCGACGAGGCGAGGCGATTGCTCCAGTATTGGAAAGAGTTCCAGCGAGAAGCCCCCCACAACGGGCATCTGCAACAGAAGACGCTCCAGCTTAATGGACTGATGGGAATGGGGAGCTTGGACGGCGACGAACATCAAACACGCAAAGAATTTGAATCACTACGGTTGTTTCGGGACGATTGCGAGACAGAGTTCGGTCTGGAGCTCCCTCAACTTTCAATGGGGATGAGCAACGACTTTGAATGGGCCATCGAGGAAGGGGCGACCATGGTCCGCCTCGGATCCACACTGTTTCACTCTTCGACGGTGTCCTAATGCCGATGCGTCTACGCCCCACAAAAGGTGGGCGCCTCCTATTTCCGCCCCATTACGTGGGTGCCCCGAATCCCCGCCCCTCCCCTTTTGCGTCTTGGCGCCTTTGCGAGAAACCTCCCTCCCCCCATTAGGTGGGCGCCTCTTATCAATTAAATGGGTGCCTTCTATTCATATACCCACTCATAAGGTGGGTGCCCCCTATTCCCCGGCCTTGGTTAGATGGGCGGCCTTGGTTAGATGGGTACCCCAATTTCCGATCGCGCCTTGGCGCCGTCGCGCGAAACCTCCCTCCAAAAGGTGGGTGCCTGCTATCAAAAAGGTGGGTGCCTCGAATGGCACTGTAATCTCCAATGATCGCGCAGTTCCCCCTAGCGACAGAGCGGGAATTTTCTTTAGAATCTCGCTCGCCTTGAAGATTGTTCTGGCTATGAACCCATTTTCTTGGCTATGATTTTGATCGTCCCTCCTTGGTTAAGTTGCCTAAACATAAACCAAGGAGGGTTTTGTTTTGGTCTCTATACCACCAAGGCGATCTCAAGCCAATTTCAGCTTTGGAGATTCCATCAAGGCTTTCCTGCTGCAACCCGGACTGCCGTTTGCATCGATTCTTTGCGAGCAGCACATCAGAAATGTTTTTCGCAAGCACGGTTGCACGATGAATGGGATCTATTCCACCGCAATTGTCTTGTGGGCGTTCATGTCGCAAATTATGCGTGATGGGAAAGAAGCCGCTTGCCAGTCCGCCGTCGCTCGTATTACGGCATTCTTTACTCTTCACGGGAAGTCAGCACCCGGGGCCGATACGGGGAACTACTGTCGCGCAAGAGCAAAGCTTCCCGAGGACGCTTTGAAAGAACTATGCCTTGGTGTTGCCTCTGAAGCGGAAGCCAAGGTGGAGTCCAAATGGCTCTGGAAGTCTATGCATGCCAAGCTTATTGATGGATTTACTTTCAAAATGCCCGATACGCGAAAGAACCAGAAAGAGTATCCGCAGCATACTGCCCAAAAGCCAGGGATTGGTTTTCCTATTGCTCGTGTCTTGGCTGTGATGTCGTTGGCCACAGGTTGTTTGCTTGATGCAACGGTCGGTCCCTTCAGCGGAAAAGAAACGGGCGAAACCAGTCTTCTGCGTCGGTTGCTCAAAGGTTTTTCAGCGGGAGATATCGTGATTGCTGACCGCTTCTTTTGTAACTACTGGTTGATCGCGATGTTCATGAAATTGAACGTTCATGTTTGTTTTCGCAGGAAGAAGGGACACACAGATTTTCGAACTGGAAAGCGATTGGGTAAACAAGATCACTTGATTCAGTGGTATCGTCCCGCTCGTCCGGCCTGGATGAGCCACGAGATGTACCAATCCTTACCGTTCGTGATCGAACTACGGGAGTTGCGATATACGGTCGAAGCTCCGGGCCGTAAATCAGGCCCGTTTATCATTGTGACAACATTGCTAGAGCACAAGGGTGACCAGGGTGTTAGCTATGAGGAGATATCCGATCTGTTTAGCTTTCGTTGGAATGCAGAACTTGACATCCGTTCTATCAAGACGTTTATGAATTTAAACTTTGTGAGATGCTTATCGCCCGAGATGGTCAGGCGAGAGTTATGGACGACGCTTCTTGCCTACAACTTGATTCGAACAACGATTTGCTCTGCCGCTTCGCTCTCTGGAAAGCGGCCGCGAGAGATCAGCTTCGTCTGTGCTAGCCAGTACATCCTAGCGAGTTGGCAGGAGGTGACGGCTCATCTTCGCGGCAAGCAACTTGAGCGTTACGCCAGATTTCTCCTCGAGCGGATTGCGAACTGTAAGGTTGGCAACCGTCCGGGGCGGATTGAACCGCGAGTTGTAAAGCGACGCCGCGACCAATACGCGCTGATGACCGAACCCAGAAAACAACTCCAAAAGCGACTCTATAAAGGCGATAACCGATTTGAATGAAACGACTTACGCAAATCGATTACAGTGCCATTCGTGGGTGCCCCTTATCAATTAGGTGGGTGCCTTCTATTAATCAGCCCCTTTTGCGTCTTGGCGCCTTCGCGAGAAACCTCCCTCCCCCCCATTAGGTGGGTGCCTCTCATTTACCCCTCTCCAAAAAGTTCACCTATTTGGTTGCATCCCTTCCTTCAATCCCATAAGGTGATGGGATCTACACCCCGAACTTCTTGGAGAAATCCACCATGTCCAGCACGCTCCGCTGTGAGCAGTTCGTCAGCGACGAAATCTGCCTTGTTCATTGCTACCATCGCTGTGTCCGTCGCGCCTTCCTCACAGGCATCGATGAGCTCACCCAGAAAGACTACACCCACCGCAGAGAATGGATTCGCCAGCGCCTGGAGTCCCTGGCCTCTGTCTTCGGTATCGACGTTCTCCAATATGCCGTCCTATCCAATCACCTCCATGTCATCCTCCGCAATCGCCCCGATGTCGTGAAGACTTGGTCCGACGTAGAAGTCGCCACCCGCTGGCTAAGACTCTTTCCAGGCACCCGAATCCTCGATGTCTTGGCAGAGCCCAACGAGGAGGATGTCCGAAGCGCTGTAGCCAATCCCGAGAAGATCCAAGAGTATCGCAGCCGACTCTCCGATATCTCTTGGTTCATGCGTTCTCTCGCAGAAGTCATCGCTAGGCGAGCCAATGCAGAAGATGAATGCAGTGGCTGCTTCTGGGATGGCCGATTCAAAGCGAAGCGGCTTCTCGATGAAGCGGGTTTGCTGGCCTGCGCCATGTATGTGGATCTCAATGTCTTGCGCGCGAACCTGGCCGCAACAATCGAACTCTCGATGCACACGTCGGTGTTTGATCGAATCGAGGCTGCCAAGGGAGCGATGATCGAATCCTCGGCTCTGGATCGTATTCCCTTGTCCCGGGAGGAATCGATCGCGAGGAGGACCAAGATGACGCTCGAGGAGCAGAAGAAGGCTCGTAAGCAGACTGGCCCCCGTCCACTGGTCCCCCGAGACGCCTGGTTGGCCCCTTTGACGCTCGACCCCGGAGTGGACGCGTTTGATCCGCAGGCCAGCACCAATGGTCTGCGCGCCAGCAACCGAGGGTTCTTGAAGATGAACCTGGAGGACTATGTGAAGTTGTTGCAATGGACTGCTAAGCAGAAGGATCATCCGCCAGGGAGCGTGTGTCGGGTTCCTGAATCCTTAGAGCCCTTGTTTACCGGCTTGGGAGTGGAACCGAGCATGTGGTGCGACTTGGTGTGGAACTACACGAAGTACTTTGGGACAAGCCGTTGTAGTGGGAATCCCAAGGCGATGATCGCCGACGCGGAGCGGACCCACAAACGCTGGAGTCGCGGCCAGCGCCAAGCTGCCGCTTGCTTCGCCTAGCGGGGAGCGCTTCGCGACAACTGGCCAGTAGCAAGGAGCAAGGAGCAAGTGGCACCTCTAGCTCCGGTTCCCCACCTTAGAGCCTGAGCCAGAACGTCCGCTCTCCAGTCTCCCGCTCTCCCATCTCCCTCTCTTCGCCCTCCTGCATTCTCGGGTCCGGCTCGCCGCTGCGCCCATCCGAGCCCAATCCCCCCGAATTCCAGCCCCCCAGGCCACTTCCGCCCCCACCGTCCCCCCTCCGTCCCCTCCAAAAGATGGGTGCCTGCGATTGAACTGCTCCAAAAGATGGGTGCCTTCTATCAAAAGATGGGTGCCTACTATCGGGAATGTCTGCGTCTTGGCGCCTTCGCGAGAAAACTCCTCCCCCCAAAAAGGTGGGTGCCTGCTATTTGAGGAACGATTGAATAGATGGGTGCCCTTAATTGAGAGCGCCATCCCTCCGAATTCCAGCCCCCCAGGCCAATTCCGCCCCCAATTCCCCCCAACCTCCGTCCCCACCCCCTCCAAACGATGGGTGCCTGCTATCAAAAGGTGGGTGCCTTCTATTGACTACCTGCTATTGACTCATTCCGACAAAAGGTGGGTGCCTACTATCGGGAATAGGTGGGTGCCTCGGATTAGGGGGAGGGGGCAACTAATTTATTTGGGATGGGCTGGGGCGGCGATAGGGACGGATTGTTGAGTTCAGAGGTCGAGAATCTTAGAGATATCGATCATGTAGACTTGTCGACCTTTACCTTCGTGGGTGGAATCGACGACAACCATGCGTCCGCTACGGCTGGATGACGGGTGGTTGTCGCATCGCCATTCTCCGGTGTAGCGATCTGGCGAGAGTAGATGAGCGATGGGAACTTTTCTATTCGTACTGACTTGGTAGAGATACGGATGTTGGATCCGCCCTTTATCTGGGTACGTGTCATTCAAGATCCAATCGTTGTCCGTTCGGGGCACATATGTGTTATGACCGTTGGTGGTCATTTGATCGGGCCCCACCGCTTCGACTTTGGAGGTTCGGTCGTGGTACAAGTAGAAGCGATCGCGGTGGGAAGGGTGCCAAGCCCATGCGCAGATCGAAGATCCATCCCGCCAGACAAAGTGAGAGGTTTTGCCGTACGGGTCGACCACGTATCCGTTCGAACCGTCTGCGTCCATGGTCCACATGCGGGTTGAGAATCCAGTTCTCGAAATGGTCAGTCTGTCGGCCGCTGTTGGCGTCTCTCGCCAACGATGCAGAAAGAGAAATCGCTTCCCATCCGGGGCGATTAGCAAATGGTTGAACCAATGTTTCGATTTCTTTGGATCGAATTGCAACTTCACATCTGATTGGTAAGGCTGCTCTGCGATCTGCTGGTAACTTACCAGCAAATGATATTTACCTGACTTTAAGTCAACCTTCCAGATTCCCGTTTCTCGCGGTGCCTTTTTTTCTTGATAAGGATCTTCGATGCCTGCATATCCATAACCAGGTCGACAATCATTTAGTCGGCGAAAATCGACGCTCAATCCCCATGAGCCATCAGGGGAAACGCAATAAATCGGCAAAGGAAGGACACGCTCGGTTTTGGTGCGAAGTGACAATATCTTCGCGACAAATCTCCCTTCGACGCGATCGTTCCAAAGTACTTCTTGGTCGTTAGCGTCCGTCGCACCTGGAAGCCATTGCAGCATGCATCCTTGTTGCCAGTTCCAAGCACTTGTCGTTCCGAGTTCAATCCACTGGTCTTGTTCATGAAGATCCAACATCCCTAGACGGATAGAATCTTCTGGCTCTGGCGTTCTACCTTCAAAGTCCACTTCGTTTGCGAGGACATAGCGATCGCTTAGGTCGAACAGTTCTTTGTCGTAGTATCCGCGCCAATGGAATTTAGGGCCCCGCGTGATGGCTCGAATTGGCGGCATCTCCTCGGTTGATTGAGCCTTCGTTGAACGTCCAAATGACGATGCGATCAAGGAGGCGAGACTACTTCGACAAAAGGTGCGGCGACAAAAGGTATGGCGATACACAGACACGATCCTGTATGGCGGAATGGAAAAATGGCGTGGGAATCGTCAAAGCGACCAGAGGAACGGCGAGTACACGCGTGGGCAAAATCACAACCTGAGCCCATCTTAGCATGTTGCGTTTGGGGCAGGGGCGCATGGAGTTGTTGCGGAGCACCGGGATCGTGATCCCTCAGCGATCTTGAGGGTTCGCTCCAAACTTTCCAGAATGTTTTTTCCCTAGCATGGTGTACTCGCGATTAGGACCAGACGTGTCATTGAAGTTTGATACGCTATTCCGATGCGCTAACTCCGACCTTGGGTCCCCGGCCAGTTAGAGCCCGTTTTCCCGTCAGTCTTTCGAGTTCGAACAAACGCGACTATTACCATGCCTACCCCGAAGATCTCCCATCGTCAGCGTCGGCCGCTATTCGATCTCACCCAGTCCATTCCACCCGTTTACTTGGGCTGGGAACAACCGATTCTTCACTCGGCAAGCGACTACTTGTTGGATCAATTCAAAAGGGGAGATTCCTGGGACTTGTCTCATTGCTTAGTCGTGCTACCTGGAGCCTATGCTGGACGGCGTCTCGCGACGCTCCTAGCCCAGCGAGCTCAGGAGATGTCGCTCATTCTGCGGCCGCCGGAGATACTTACGGTCGGCAAGCTGCCAGAGATGCTTTATTCAGCAAAGCTACCTTTCGCAACCGATTTGGAGCAGACGCTCGCTTGGACGAAGGTGTTGCGAGAAGCGGAGTCAGAGTTTTTGCGACCTCTCTTGTTGGAGTTACCTGAGCGAAGCGATGTTCGACCATGGATCGATCTGGCGAAGATGTTGTCAGCGTTGCACCGCGAGCTGTCATCGGACCTCATCGATTTCGATGACGTTGCGCACGAGATCAGCGATGCTCGCGAGTTGGTGCGATGGGAGGTTCTATCCAAGCTTCAGCGTCGGTACCTAGATGAGCTTCATATCGCAGGATTGTGGGATCTGCAGACTGCGCGTCGATTCGCAATTGACCAGAAAGAGGTGAATACGGACAAGGACATCATCCTGATTGGCGCCGTAGACTTGAACCGAGCTCAGCGAAGATTTCTCGATGCGGTTTCCTCC includes these proteins:
- a CDS encoding IS4 family transposase — protein: MVSIPPRRSQANFSFGDSIKAFLLQPGLPFASILCEQHIRNVFRKHGCTMNGIYSTAIVLWAFMSQIMRDGKEAACQSAVARITAFFTLHGKSAPGADTGNYCRARAKLPEDALKELCLGVASEAEAKVESKWLWKSMHAKLIDGFTFKMPDTRKNQKEYPQHTAQKPGIGFPIARVLAVMSLATGCLLDATVGPFSGKETGETSLLRRLLKGFSAGDIVIADRFFCNYWLIAMFMKLNVHVCFRRKKGHTDFRTGKRLGKQDHLIQWYRPARPAWMSHEMYQSLPFVIELRELRYTVEAPGRKSGPFIIVTTLLEHKGDQGVSYEEISDLFSFRWNAELDIRSIKTFMNLNFVRCLSPEMVRRELWTTLLAYNLIRTTICSAASLSGKRPREISFVCASQYILASWQEVTAHLRGKQLERYARFLLERIANCKVGNRPGRIEPRVVKRRRDQYALMTEPRKQLQKRLYKGDNRFE